TAAAAAAGAATTAGGGGAAGGGGCGGTCTTTCCGGTTGGCGAAAAAAACGATGCTTTTGCCCAATATTTTATTGGACAGAGCTATTTAAACATGCTTACTACTCAGGGGGTTGGTATTGGGAATGTTACTTTTGAACCAGGATGTCGGAACAATTGGCATATCCACCATAAAGGCGGGCAAATTTTACTGGTAACTGGGGGTAGAGGGTACTATCAAGAATGGGGAAAACCTGCTCAGGAGTTGAAACCTGGTGATGTGGTCAATATCCCTCCAGAAATAAAACACTGGCATGGAGCGGCACCGGATAGCTGGTTCCAGCATTTAGCAATAGAAGTACCAGCAGAAGGTAGTTCCAACGAATGGCTGGAACCAGTTTCTTCAGAAGAATACAGCAAACTGAAATAGTCAAAAAGGAGTTCATTACAAATGGTTTTACAAGAAAAATATTCCCTTTCTAACGGAGTAGAAATACCAAAATTGGGATTGGGTACATGGTTTATCGAAGATAGCAAAGCACCTCAAGCGGTTTATGAAGCAGTAAAGATAGGATATCGCCACATTGACACTGCCCAGGCATATGAAAATGAACGTGGTGTTGGGGAGGGAATCCGTACTTGCGGTGTTGCCCGTGAACAATTGTTTGTTACCACCAAACTGGCAGCGGAAATCAAATCCTACGACGCTGCGGTAAAGGCGATTGATGGTTCATTGAAATTGATGGGGCTGGACTACATTGATATGATGTTAATCCACAGTCCACAGCCATGGGCGGATTTCCGCGGTGGAGATTATGCGGAAGGCAACCGTCAAGCATGGCGTGCGTTAGAGGATGCTTACAAAGCAGGGAAACTTCGGGCAATCGGTGTTTCTAATTTTAAAGAACAGGATCTAGAAAATATCCTTTCCTCCTGTACGGTTTCCCCTATGGTAAACCAGTTACTGGTGCATATCAGCAATACACCAAAAAACCTCATTTCTTACTGTCAGAGCAGAAAAATCCTTGTGGAGGCATATTCTCCTGTTGCTCATGGGGAAATCCTCAACCATCCAAAAATTGCGGAAATCGCGAAAAAATATCAGGTAACTGTAGCACAGCTCTGTATTCGTTACGATTTACAGTTGGGTACCTTGCCGTTACCAAAAACAGCAAATCCAGCTCATATGCTGGAAAATGCTCAGTTGGATTTTACCATTTCAGACCAGGATATGGAGCAATTAGCTGCCATAGAACAAATCAGCGATTATGGTGAATTCAGCTTTTTCCCAGTGTTTAGCGGGAAATAAAGATAACATATAAAAACTATATTGGCTGCAATAAAAAGTTGGCTAGCAAGAATATCCCCCTCTAGTATTTTTTACCAGAGGGGGATATTCCTTATTCGGTTGGGCACATGACAATAATTTTTTGTGGGGTGGTTTGCGGCGGTATACTAAAAGTGGTAGAAGTATAATAAACCAACATTTCCGCATTACCTGGCGCACAGCGGTACCGCTGGCCATTTTCAGTCACCACATTGGTCAAAGGGCTTAAGTTCAGCTTTAAGGAATTATCCTCAGCTACCAGATTAGCGTCAAAATATTTTAAGGTCACCTGTTGGTTGTTCCGCAACGGCACAATCAACTCGGCTTGATATTGGGGCGGAAAAATAGCGGGCGCCGGCAGGTTGGCATCATAAAAAGCAGCGATACGCATCCCCCTCCGCAATCTTGTGTTATCTATAATTTTAGTGTCACCCGTTACAATAAAGTTTACAGTATCTGAGCCATTCCGTACGGAAACCATCCAAGTACAGCAGGAATTTTCCGTGCTGATATTTTGAATAATTCCAGTAATACTCTGATAGGTACTATATTCCATAAAAAAACCTCCTTTTTCTTTATCTTATGGCAATCATTCTAAACTGGTTCCAAAAAGCTGATTTATCTCTATTAAATTTATTTTGCTAATTTTGAAAGGATTTCTTCATAAATGGTTTTATTGCTATTTTTCAGTTCCTAAGGTATAATAAGTTCAGTTATATCATAAGTCAAAACCTTTTGGTAACACTACACTGATAACCAAGCAGTTATATTGTTATAATAGAAACAGCAATCTATCGGCTGACAAGTGGATGTTGTTTAAACAGCACAATGCTGAATGTTACTAGAAAATGGTTGTTCTGGTTTTATCCAGTATATGTTAGAAAAATCCAATTTACGTGGCTTATGAAAAATGTTCTATTTTATGTGATGGAATGATAAACATCTCTATCCTTTGATTTATTAACAGGTACTACTGACCTGTCATAACGGTGGGATAGGAGAATGAAATTTTACAAAAGGGGTGTAACCATGTACCGGATTTTAATTGTAGAGGATGATAGGGGGATTGCCTCTGCTGTCCAGCAACAAATTTCTTCTTGGGGATTGGAAGCAAAATGTGTGGAGGATTTTCGGAATGTCTTGGCAGAATTTTCTGCCTATGATCCTCATTTGGTACTGATGGATATTTCCCTTCCATTTTTTAATGGATACCATTGGTGTAGCGAGATTCGCAAAGCATCCAAAATCCCCATTGTGTTCCTTTCCTCTGCTTCGGATAATATGAACTTAATTATGGCAATCAATATGGGCGGAGATGATTTTATCCCCAAGCCGTTTGACCAATCGGTGCTGATGGCAAAAATTCAGGCAGTTCTGCGCCGGACCTACGATTATAGCGGGCAGGTTCCTGTTTTGGAGCATCGAGGAGCCATGTTAAACACAGCGGACGCTACCCTCATATATCAGGGGACCCGCATTGACCTGACCAAAAACGAGTTTAAAATCCTACAAACCTTGATGGAACAGAAAGGTAAGGTTGTTAGCCGGGAAAAATTAATGGAGCGCCTTTGGGAAAGCGACAGCTTTGTGGATGAAAACACCCTGAGTGTCAATGTAAATCGGCTGCGGAAAAAGTTAGATGCAGCAGGGCTGACACAGTTTATTGCCACTAAGGTTGGGATGGGATATTTGATTGAACCAACAGAAGGATGATAAAACATGAAATTGCTACTCCAATATTTTAACTACCACAAAAAGTCAATTGTAGTATTCATCAGCTTTGGCGTCATTTTCGCAGTTGTGTTTTTCCTTTACCGCCTGCCTGTATCCGCCGTGGGCTATGGTGTGGCAGTTTGCGCCTTTGTGGGGATGATTGCGATGATACTGGATTTCCAACGGTTTTATCGGAAACATCATCAGCTAAAAAAGGTATGTGAACAGATTAATGTTACCAAAGAACATCTTCCTTCAACCAAACAATTATTGGAACAGGATTATCAAGAAATCATCTATACCCTTTACCAGCAAAGGCAGGAACTGTCGGATCAGATGAACAACAAATATACAGATCTGGTGGAATACTATACCATATGGGCACACCAAATCAAAACGCCGATTGCTTCCATGAGGCTGAACCTGCAAAGCCAGGATACCGACCTGAGTAGGGAATTATCGGATGATTTGATTCGGATTGAACAATATGTGGAGATGGTATTGTGCTATCTCCGCCTAGATTCCAGTTCCACTGATTATGTCATACGAGAATATGATTTGGATCAGATGGTAAAACAGGCTGTTAGAAAATTTGCCACCCAGTTTATCCGGAAAAAGATTACCCTGCGGTACAATGCTTTGGACTGTAACGTGTTGACGGATGAAAAATGGCTGTTGTTTGTAATAGAACAGTTATTATCCAACGCTTTAAAATACACCAAATCTGGAGGGACTATTACAATCGAACTGGAACAGCCCAAAATATTATGTATCCGAGATACTGGTATTGGCATCGCCCCGGAAGACCTGCCCCGGGTATTTGAAAAAGGGTATACCGGCTACAATGGCAGGAGTGACAAAAAAGCTAGCGGTATTGGGCTATACCTCTGCCGGCGTATCTGTGAAAATTTAGGGCATCGGATTGAGCTTTCTTCTGATTTAGATAGTGGAACGGTAGTACGGATTCATCTGAATAGTGCCAATTTAGAAGTAGAATGACACAGATATGAATCACATAAAAGGCCTGTAAATATGCTTTATTACGATAAATAAGAAATAGCTTTTCTTGTGTAATGTTATTGTTTTAACTCCAATGTTTGTGTCAAATAAGAAATCATAATCTTACAAATTTGTAAGGTGAGAACAGGGAAATGTAAGCTGATTCGATGGCAGTACATTTCCCTGTTCGGTTATAATAGGGTTGTAAAGTTCATATACGAGATGGAGGTTCATGATTATGCCAATATTAGAAGTAAATAATCTGAAAAAAATCTATACAACACGTTTTGGAGGAAATCAAGTTCAAGCTCTCCGGAGTGTAAATTTCAGTGTTGAAAAAGGGGAATATGTTGCTATCATGGGAGAGTCCGGTTCTGGTAAAACCACCCTTTTAAATATTTTAGCAGCCCTAGATAAGCCAACTGGAGGAAGTGTTCTATTGGATGGAAAGGATTTATCCAAAATTAAAGATTCCGAAATTGCTAACTTTCGCCGGGATAACCTGGGGTTTGTATTCCAGGATTTTAATCTTCTAGATACTTTTTCCCTTCAAGATAATATCTTTTTACCATTAGTACTTGCGGGGAAAAATTTTCAGGAAATGAAGCAGAAACTCACTCCTATTGCGGAAAAGCTAGGGATTACACCGTTATTATCCAAATATCCATACGAAGTTTCTGGTGGTCAAAAACAGCGTGCAGCGGTTGCTAGGGCGTTGATTACCAATCCAAGGCTCATTCTTGCCGATGAACCAACCGGCGCTTTGGATTCCAAATCCACTGATGAATTGTTGGAGCTGTTCTCCAATATTAACCGGGATGGTCAAACCATTCTGATGGTAACCCACTCGGTCAAAGCGGCGAGCCATGCCCAAAGGGTATTATTTATCAAGGACGGAGAAGTTTTCCATCAAATTTACCGTGGAAATAGTACCGACCAACAGCTATACCAAAAAATTTCGGATACCTTAACACTTTTGGCAACAGGCGGTGATCAATAATGAAATTAGGATTTTACCCCAAACTTGCCTTTACCGGCATTGCAAAAAATAAAAAGACCTATCTTCCTTACATTTTAACCTGTATTGGAATGGTTATGATGTTTTACATTATCCTATTTTTAACATCCAGCCAGGTATTGTACAACATGCGGGGTGTAGATGTCATGCAATCCATCCTTTCAATGGGTTGCGGCGTTATTGGTCTGTTCTCGTTAATTTTTCTGTTTTACACCAACTCTTTTTTAATCCGCCGAAGAAAAAAAGAATTCGGGCTGTATAACATCCTGGGGATGGGGAAAAGGAATTTGGCTCGTATTTTAATATGGGAATCCATTATTATCGCGGTGATTTCCATAATTGGTGGACTGATTTGTGGTATCCTGTTTTCCAAGGTTGGGGAATTGATTATGACCCAAATGTTAGATGGGGACATTAGTTTTTCATTTACCGTCAGTTTTCAATCAATTTGGGTAACACTCATTGTATTTGCTGGAATTTTCTTTTTGATTTTATTAAATTCTCTGCGGCAAATCCATCTCTCTAATCCAATCCAATTATTGCGTAGTGATAATGTAGGAGAAAAACCGCCAAAAGCAAACTGGATAGTTGCTTTTTTAGGAGTTATTCTTTTAGCAGCTGCCTACTATCTGGCTTTGTCTATCCAAGATCCAATTTCTGCGTTGATGTGGTTTTTTGTAGCGGTTATTATGGTAATTATAGCAACCTATCTCCTATTCATTGCAGGTTCTGTTGCGCTGTGCAAGTTATTACAGAAAAATAAACGCTATTATTATAAAACAAACCATTTCGTTTCGGTTTCCTCCATGGTATACCGTATGAAACGGAACGGGGCAGGTTTGGCTTCTATCTGTATCCTGTCTACCATGGTATTAGTGATTATTTCATCCACAGCCTGCCTGTACATTGGAGCGGAAGACAGCCTGCACTCCCGTTATCCTCGGGATATTTTGGTGGAAACTACCACAATGGAGGAGCATTACATTGATGATGTTCACAGTACAATTGACCAAGTATTACAACAAAACAACCAAGAGGAACAAGATCAGTTACATTATCAGTATTTATCTGTAGGTGGTTTTTTCCAGGAGGATCAGGTGATTTTTGGCCAAAGCAAAATAGATACCATGCAATTAATGTCCTCTATTGAAAATGTACGCCAAATTTATGTGGTCCCAATTGATGACTATAACAAGCTTATGGGAACCAATGAAACATTAGGGGAAAACGAAGCACTCTTGTTTGCAACAAAATCGGATTATCCCTATGATACCATTTCCCTTGAAAACTTTGGCACCGTAACAATCAAGCAAACAGTGCCAGAATTTGTAGGAAATGGGGACGATGCGATGATGATAACATCTTCTATTTACCTGTTTGTACCAAAAGATACGATGATTGGCATTTATAATGCACAATATTCCATTTATGGAGATGAAATAGCTTCTGCTTGCAAAGACTACTACGGTTTTAATCTGGATTGTGATGACCATACCCAGATAGAAATTCAAAACCAAATTGATCGGAAAATTGCCCAGATGCAGCAGGAAGATAATCAGTTTCCAAAAGTAATTTCGGAAGGCATTGCCGCGGAACGGTCAGGATTTTACGCCTTGTATGGTGGAATGTTTTTCTTAGGCGTCCTTTTGGGGATTGTATTTATCCTTGGTGCTGTTTTAATCATGTACTACAAACAGGTGACAGAAGGTTACGAAGACCAAGGCAGGTTTGAAATCTTACAAAAGGTCGGTATGACCAAAAAAGAAATCAAAAAAAGTATTAATTCTCAGGTATTGACTGTATTTTTCTTGCCTTTAATCGCAGCTGGAGTGCATACGGCGTTTGCGTTCCCACTAATTAAGAAAATGCTGGTTTTGTTTAGCTTAACAAATACTGGTTTATTGATTGGCATTACCATCGGAAGTTATTTATTGTTTGCTTTGTTCTACATTATTGTATATTTGGTAACTTCAAAATCTTATTACAGCATTGTAAGTAACAGGAAGAAGGAAGCGGCATGAAACGGCTGGTATTAATTATCCTTAGTCTCCTGATTTCGGTCAGCCTGTGTGGATGTGTATTCCACACAGAGGACCGTGAACGGATTAAGGATACGGTATTAAACAATTTTAATAATTTTATCTCAGATATTGGCAGGCACCAACTCACCAGTGACCGAGATTTAATCGGGGAGCGGAACAGACGGGACGATTATACTGGAAAATATACTGCCCTATGTGACCATCAAACCGGCAAAGATGTAGTTTTTGGCGGGACTTCCATTCAAACCTGCACAGTATCAGTGGCAGGTAATATTCAACCAATGGCTGGCACTGCACAAATCAGGGTACGGATGGGGACAGAGGTCACAATACTAACGCCAGAAGCGGATGGTAGTTTCCATACCACTTTCAGTTTTACTGGTGGAGGGAACTACATCATGGTAGATTACGAGGATTTTAGTGGTTCAGTAGAGCTAAATGTGGAGTACCAAACCTAAGGATTGTGTAAAATTGGAAGGAGGCTGCTGGTATGCAAACAGCAAACCATATTATTAGAAAGAATAATCAATATTTTCATCGTTTTGGTATAAAATCAAAAAAATGTCTACAAACTGTTACTGTATGGTTTTCCCTAGCAGTCATTGCTGTAATAGCCATTCCAATTGCGGTTTTATTATTCCTAGTAGTATCCATTTGGATGTTAGCGGATTTTATTCTACGACATCTGCAACGGGAGTAATCAAACACTTTAAAGTGGGAGGAGTACTTTGTCCCTGATGAAAAAATTAATAAAATGGATTCTTGGAATTGGGTCAATCTTTCTTTGTATTGTGTTGGCGATAGGGCTTATTTATGGCACAAAAGGATATTTTTTGTATCAAGGGGTAATCAAAGATAATCCTTTATCTCAGCTTGTAGAGGGGATTGAATCCAAACAGCATTACACTCCCTATGAGGAACTTCCAGAATTTTATATCCATGCGGTTGTTGCGGTGGAAGACCATCGGTTCCAACAACACCATGGTGTGGATCCAATTGCGATTTGCAGAGCAGCTTGGAATGATATAAAAACCCTGTCTTTTGCGGAAGGGGGAAGTACCATCACCCAGCAACTAGCAAAAAATCTGTATTTTACCCAGGAAAAAAAGTTAGAGCGAAAAT
This is a stretch of genomic DNA from Clostridium facile. It encodes these proteins:
- a CDS encoding cupin domain-containing protein; amino-acid sequence: MDIKKELGEGAVFPVGEKNDAFAQYFIGQSYLNMLTTQGVGIGNVTFEPGCRNNWHIHHKGGQILLVTGGRGYYQEWGKPAQELKPGDVVNIPPEIKHWHGAAPDSWFQHLAIEVPAEGSSNEWLEPVSSEEYSKLK
- a CDS encoding aldo/keto reductase, whose translation is MVLQEKYSLSNGVEIPKLGLGTWFIEDSKAPQAVYEAVKIGYRHIDTAQAYENERGVGEGIRTCGVAREQLFVTTKLAAEIKSYDAAVKAIDGSLKLMGLDYIDMMLIHSPQPWADFRGGDYAEGNRQAWRALEDAYKAGKLRAIGVSNFKEQDLENILSSCTVSPMVNQLLVHISNTPKNLISYCQSRKILVEAYSPVAHGEILNHPKIAEIAKKYQVTVAQLCIRYDLQLGTLPLPKTANPAHMLENAQLDFTISDQDMEQLAAIEQISDYGEFSFFPVFSGK
- a CDS encoding response regulator transcription factor, which encodes MYRILIVEDDRGIASAVQQQISSWGLEAKCVEDFRNVLAEFSAYDPHLVLMDISLPFFNGYHWCSEIRKASKIPIVFLSSASDNMNLIMAINMGGDDFIPKPFDQSVLMAKIQAVLRRTYDYSGQVPVLEHRGAMLNTADATLIYQGTRIDLTKNEFKILQTLMEQKGKVVSREKLMERLWESDSFVDENTLSVNVNRLRKKLDAAGLTQFIATKVGMGYLIEPTEG
- a CDS encoding sensor histidine kinase, translating into MKLLLQYFNYHKKSIVVFISFGVIFAVVFFLYRLPVSAVGYGVAVCAFVGMIAMILDFQRFYRKHHQLKKVCEQINVTKEHLPSTKQLLEQDYQEIIYTLYQQRQELSDQMNNKYTDLVEYYTIWAHQIKTPIASMRLNLQSQDTDLSRELSDDLIRIEQYVEMVLCYLRLDSSSTDYVIREYDLDQMVKQAVRKFATQFIRKKITLRYNALDCNVLTDEKWLLFVIEQLLSNALKYTKSGGTITIELEQPKILCIRDTGIGIAPEDLPRVFEKGYTGYNGRSDKKASGIGLYLCRRICENLGHRIELSSDLDSGTVVRIHLNSANLEVE
- a CDS encoding ABC transporter ATP-binding protein — encoded protein: MPILEVNNLKKIYTTRFGGNQVQALRSVNFSVEKGEYVAIMGESGSGKTTLLNILAALDKPTGGSVLLDGKDLSKIKDSEIANFRRDNLGFVFQDFNLLDTFSLQDNIFLPLVLAGKNFQEMKQKLTPIAEKLGITPLLSKYPYEVSGGQKQRAAVARALITNPRLILADEPTGALDSKSTDELLELFSNINRDGQTILMVTHSVKAASHAQRVLFIKDGEVFHQIYRGNSTDQQLYQKISDTLTLLATGGDQ
- a CDS encoding ABC transporter permease, which produces MKLGFYPKLAFTGIAKNKKTYLPYILTCIGMVMMFYIILFLTSSQVLYNMRGVDVMQSILSMGCGVIGLFSLIFLFYTNSFLIRRRKKEFGLYNILGMGKRNLARILIWESIIIAVISIIGGLICGILFSKVGELIMTQMLDGDISFSFTVSFQSIWVTLIVFAGIFFLILLNSLRQIHLSNPIQLLRSDNVGEKPPKANWIVAFLGVILLAAAYYLALSIQDPISALMWFFVAVIMVIIATYLLFIAGSVALCKLLQKNKRYYYKTNHFVSVSSMVYRMKRNGAGLASICILSTMVLVIISSTACLYIGAEDSLHSRYPRDILVETTTMEEHYIDDVHSTIDQVLQQNNQEEQDQLHYQYLSVGGFFQEDQVIFGQSKIDTMQLMSSIENVRQIYVVPIDDYNKLMGTNETLGENEALLFATKSDYPYDTISLENFGTVTIKQTVPEFVGNGDDAMMITSSIYLFVPKDTMIGIYNAQYSIYGDEIASACKDYYGFNLDCDDHTQIEIQNQIDRKIAQMQQEDNQFPKVISEGIAAERSGFYALYGGMFFLGVLLGIVFILGAVLIMYYKQVTEGYEDQGRFEILQKVGMTKKEIKKSINSQVLTVFFLPLIAAGVHTAFAFPLIKKMLVLFSLTNTGLLIGITIGSYLLFALFYIIVYLVTSKSYYSIVSNRKKEAA
- a CDS encoding transglycosylase domain-containing protein — encoded protein: MKKLIKWILGIGSIFLCIVLAIGLIYGTKGYFLYQGVIKDNPLSQLVEGIESKQHYTPYEELPEFYIHAVVAVEDHRFQQHHGVDPIAICRAAWNDIKTLSFAEGGSTITQQLAKNLYFTQEKKLERKFAEIFVAFDLERNYTKKEILSLYVNTIYFGNGCYGIYDAAQKYFGKSPKELTPYESAMLAGIPNAPSAYSPSDNPELAEQRLRQVLKRMEACGVITKTEITNILEESPH